A genomic region of Coleofasciculus sp. FACHB-T130 contains the following coding sequences:
- a CDS encoding adenylate kinase, which produces MKKVAVFGNAGGGKSTLSKRLSEITGLPLHVLDKIQYQAGGTPVPHEVYKHAHQQILVTDRWIIDGFGCKETVWLRLDEADTLVFVDLPIYVHFWWVTKRMIAGFFKPPEGWPEKSPILKSSLNSYRVLWLCYKYLTPKYRGYIEQAQNTKRVYHIRYTEQISQFYELIENETILEDGTPA; this is translated from the coding sequence ATGAAAAAAGTAGCAGTATTTGGCAATGCTGGAGGCGGTAAATCAACTCTAAGCAAGAGACTATCCGAAATCACGGGTTTGCCACTTCACGTCTTGGACAAGATTCAATATCAAGCGGGGGGCACGCCAGTTCCCCATGAAGTCTATAAGCACGCCCATCAGCAAATTTTAGTTACTGACCGATGGATTATTGACGGTTTTGGTTGCAAGGAAACCGTCTGGCTGCGACTTGATGAAGCGGATACTTTGGTTTTTGTGGATCTACCAATCTATGTGCATTTTTGGTGGGTAACTAAACGAATGATCGCAGGTTTTTTTAAACCCCCAGAAGGCTGGCCCGAAAAAAGTCCAATATTAAAGAGTTCGCTGAATAGCTACCGCGTGCTTTGGTTATGTTACAAATATTTGACCCCCAAATATCGTGGGTATATCGAGCAGGCGCAAAATACTAAAAGGGTTTATCACATCAGATATACCGAACAAATTTCGCAATTTTATGAATTGATTGAAAATGAAACCATCTTGGAAGATGGTACACCAGCTTAA
- a CDS encoding pentapeptide repeat-containing protein gives MTIEEILNRYAEGKRSFQRVNLREVDLQNAHFHGVNFNQADLRQARLGKTDFSRASFREADLSEALLCGTDLSEADLERAILREADLSGAELSYANLERANLSKATLGGANLVRARLFRANLFDANLRPTSDQATDLSHAILSDADLCYANLSGAVLYRANLNGAKLCRAHLNRTPQQGMKSTDLSAANLRGADLSYADLTGAILHKANLRDADLTGAVLTDAELQGAIMPDGSVQ, from the coding sequence ATGACTATTGAAGAGATCCTGAATCGGTATGCCGAAGGCAAACGAAGCTTTCAAAGGGTCAACCTGCGAGAGGTTGATTTGCAGAATGCTCACTTTCATGGTGTGAACTTCAATCAGGCAGATTTACGGCAAGCGCGATTGGGTAAAACGGACTTTAGCCGAGCCAGCTTCCGGGAGGCAGACCTCAGCGAAGCGCTCTTGTGCGGAACTGATTTGAGCGAAGCTGATTTGGAGCGAGCCATTCTACGAGAGGCAGACTTGAGTGGTGCCGAGCTGAGTTACGCCAATCTGGAGCGAGCGAACTTGAGTAAAGCAACCTTAGGAGGTGCGAATTTAGTCCGCGCCAGATTATTTCGTGCCAATTTGTTTGACGCCAATTTGCGTCCTACGTCCGACCAAGCGACGGATCTGAGTCATGCGATTTTAAGCGATGCAGACCTATGCTACGCCAATTTAAGTGGAGCTGTTTTATATAGGGCAAATCTAAATGGTGCAAAGCTTTGCCGCGCTCATTTAAATCGAACGCCACAACAAGGAATGAAATCAACCGATTTGAGCGCAGCCAACTTGCGAGGAGCTGACTTGAGTTATGCCGATCTCACAGGAGCAATTTTACACAAGGCAAATTTGAGAGATGCTGATTTGACAGGCGCTGTGCTGACGGATGCAGAGTTGCAGGGAGCAATCATGCCCGATGGATCGGTACAGTGA
- a CDS encoding CAP domain-containing protein, which yields MIQIQQTKTATSRSIPAQNLKATIRRQRRPRIAWIFWIPMALGLVGCEPAAELLRQLPGQDVPEAPKLPNSAAQSPTSAQMEASVRQRINEVRQKNGLNPLQNNEKLARVARNYSQKMARENFFSHDSPDGSTLTKRVRAGGISYWMVGENLFKSVNAPQPVPLAVEGWMNSPGHRANILQAEYAETGIGVWRQGNTCYITQLFLRSQFSPKDLFK from the coding sequence TTGATTCAAATTCAACAAACTAAAACAGCAACCAGCAGAAGCATACCCGCGCAAAATTTAAAGGCAACCATCAGGCGTCAGCGACGACCAAGGATAGCTTGGATATTCTGGATACCGATGGCTCTAGGATTGGTAGGGTGCGAACCTGCCGCAGAGTTATTGCGGCAATTGCCTGGACAGGATGTACCCGAAGCGCCGAAATTGCCTAACAGCGCCGCTCAATCCCCCACCAGTGCCCAGATGGAAGCTTCTGTCCGTCAGCGGATCAATGAAGTCCGCCAAAAGAATGGCTTAAATCCACTTCAAAACAACGAAAAATTAGCACGGGTTGCTCGCAATTACAGTCAGAAGATGGCTCGTGAGAACTTCTTCAGCCACGATAGTCCAGATGGCAGCACTTTGACTAAACGGGTTCGTGCGGGGGGAATCTCCTACTGGATGGTTGGGGAGAATTTGTTTAAAAGTGTGAATGCTCCCCAACCCGTACCGTTAGCTGTTGAGGGATGGATGAATAGTCCCGGACATCGTGCAAATATTTTGCAAGCCGAATACGCCGAGACGGGTATCGGAGTTTGGCGGCAAGGAAACACTTGTTACATTACGCAGTTATTCTTGCGATCGCAATTTTCACCCAAAGATTTATTCAAGTAA